tatgggttaagccAGTTATGATGTAATGAAAAACACCTTATTGGACAAACATTGATTCAGTACTCTAGATATTTCAAAATTGTTTCCAATTTCTTCTTTGTGGTAGGCGCATAATGTTTTTCTCCTACAGAATGCTGGTGAGAGCGCACGGACACAGTGCTCGGTGTTCGGGTTTCATTTGCGTGCGTGACTATCTTGTATGGACAATATCGATGTTgaattaaaaaagatgtgtggtgtcgtgagacaccggataggaacgaagttcgtcgaagatcgtccacccatctaagtaataaaaaaaaagcaggatGAAGGTTGTAACCAgcaaaaattacatagaaagatttcgttacatagatacatataggtgaaactaaaaaaatcgtGCTAGAATATTATTAACTGCAACGTATGGAAATCAGTacacattatattatgtatataatttctCCGCAAAACACAAATACGTGCTCTTTGAATCCATTCCCGGCattcaagggcggatccagctttggcgccaggagggggtcacatagtcgtgggcaagttaagaacttataatttaattttgataacaatagataataagtaaatcaatatgtttttcaattagtccaagttagttcaagtcctggaactagctcagggggggtcatgacccccatgaccccccccctggatccgccgttgccGGCATTGTTATACTATgtaatgattaaaaaatataacaacagTTAACATCTGCATCTGTGTCTGGTCTAGATAAATATAGTATTTAGGTTAAATAGATTCACCTAACAGTTCAGTACGCAGTTCCATAAGACCATAAGTTGttttaatggaaaaaaaatcgaGCCTTCTGTTAGTCACGATAAAGAAGATTTTGCATTGCAGTAATGCTGTCATGGATGTGATTTTGCCGTGGTAAATAATTGATGATGTTGAAAGTGATCGTTTTTATGAATGGAAAAGCAAGCAGCGTCCTCCTTTTTAAatggaaaataattttcattagttAATTTACAACGCTTAAAGACTGGttttattactgatggtaggacctcttgtgagtccgcacgggtaggtatcaccgccctgcttatttattaacagtaatgcgtttcagtttgaagggtgggtcggccgttgtaactatactgagacggcccacctggtgttaagtggttaccgaagctcatagacatctacaacgtaaattccgccacctaccttgagacatgagtcctaaGGCCTCTGTTTTACAAAGGCTGCGAATTTCGGAGTCATCTGAAGAAGGGTGGGCTTCTTCAGATGACTCCGAAATTCGCGAATTCTCCATTATTGTGTCAAGTTCCTCAATCCTCAAAGTACGCATTCGCATTAATACCGGCACCATTTGGTAATAAGAGGCTGTGAATtattataccggcactagaccaccaaacagtgacCGTGACTTTTTAGAGGTATGTTTTCATTCGAGACATTGCCTAAGTATTGACCCAGGGTCTAACCAACATGATAACCGTTCACGATTATTATATgataaaaagaataaattttTTCATCGCAAGTGACAAAGCGGTTCGGAATCCCTTCGTATCTGTGTCTGCTACGCCACACAAGGCACATCTTAACGCATTGGTCGCGCTGGCGAATGTTCATTTAGTACGGCGCCCACTTGTCGAACTGTATGCCCaaaacacatcattacggatcctcccgatccattaacggtgcttttaggcaccacaagcaccggtcaccgtcctcgtcgaacccgtcgcttgcgacgaaggactcgacgagcgaattaagccacagacacagtccactgagtttctcgccggatcttcacagtgggtcgcgtttccgatccggtggtatattctgcgaagcactgctcttgctagggccagtgttagcaacacttccggattgagtcccgtgagctcacctacatgttagggtgaagctgaaatagcctctctaggctatcagcataggtagataaaacaaaaaatagttcTATTACCTTGGCAACCTGATGCAAATggaccaatattgttttgaagCTAACGATAAAAGCGGTATCACACTTATCAGAATATCGGTCTATTTATTAAGCAGCTCTGCGATGTATTTGAATGAAATTTGATTTTGAAGATTTTGTCcattgaaaaaaatcgattaaaaactTTATTCCAATTTTTAACCGCTTAGCATCAGACGTGCCGTGTGCTCGCTACAATAGGTATATAAGCTGAATAATACAAAATTCAGTCATTACGAATTTAATCAATattttggagttttttttttttttagataaactTGATCAATTTTATGTCATCATCTATTACAACATCATCATCGTTATCGCttacttaaataatatttaggtTACATGAGTCTAAAtagtatgtacttataaatcataattaattacgcactaaaaataaatcttaaacaaAAGGTACTTCAAAAGTATTCAAAAACGAGGACAGCATCGGAAAAAAAACATCTACATTACTTAAACTAAACTTATATTCTATTCATACATTAAATCGAACATACGGACTGTATATTTAAGAAATCGCACACAGAACCCGTCGACTAgcctaaatatattatataaataaacacagagttataaataatgttatttacgGTGCACACGAATAAATAATCAAACGCAACCCTATTTTCATAAACatcttatttacaaaataaccaaaagattttataaataataaacttcagaaattttataattttaaactaataacgtctataaataaatcgaaaaatACTTAAGTAATTGTCGAGTAATGCCAAAATATGTATTTGGTGATCGCTTACTGTTATCAGTCGAGCCGATTCTGTAGTCCTGAGCTATGATCGAATATCAGTGCTTTGACCACTACTGCTTCGTGGCATAGGCCCTATACGCTCTATCTTGGGCTGCTGCCTCATCTTCCACGCTCCTCCTATAGTGTCCTCCTGGACCGGTGCTGTCGAAATCACCGCCGTAATGGGAAGAAGAGTACGTATGACTTTGAGATACCTGCGGATGCTTAACGATCTCATACGTCGTCTTCTCGTGGGTGTCTCCTCCGGCGACTAGCTTCTTCAAGCCGATAATGGCTGACAGCAGCAGAGCAATTTTTCCTATGAGCAGCGCCTTTCCAGCAATAAGAGCTATTGCTTGAAAAGCAATCGCTACGAAGCCTCCCTTGATCGCAAGACCAGCGATAATTGGCCCCATCATCTTCTTCAGCTTGCCTCTAGCTTCATTGATAGATCTACCAACGTCTTCCCCAAAGGTCTGAGGGGCAATGACCACCCGATGCGTCTGCATCAACTTCGAGGTCGCATCCTGTAAATACTTGTCCACTTGGTCAGATGATAAAGAATTTAAATCTCCTTCCGGCGATGAAGAGGGAAACGCTCTTTCCGCTTCCGGTCTCCGTACTAAGGTGACGCCATCAGCAATCGGTAGAGACTCCAATCTGGCCGCTCGATCTACGAACTTAGCAGCTTGGAACTTAAAACAAGTGAGGATATCCTTTGAAGGGTATTTCCCGCACTGTCCACTTATTTTATCTAGGATCTTGAAGCTGGTGAGGGTGTCAGCGGTGACGGCTGCTACGGCGAGGCAGAGGACGAACCCGCGGCACAGCATTGCGACGTTGTAACCGCTTCAGTCCGACTACTAATGTCCAATCCAGTCGCCAACGACAAACGATATGCGAAGAAAATATACGAGCACCACCATTTATCTATATTCACCGGGAAACTGCACTTATCTATGAATCTTTTAGAGCGTGCAGTAGCTGGTGCATTCAGCCGTGTGCACATGAGGATATTAACTGATGTGTGCCTTATTGGTTTGCTTGTGTGGAACGGAACTAGGTTTTTTAGTATCGTGATCGTCAGTTTGTTGCGGCCGGTGCGAGCGTTCTCGCTGACCGTCCTGAGATGGATACAGTTAGGCAGTAATCTTTGCGCATTCAGACATCTAGGTTATATCCTAGTTCGATAACTCTACAGATAATAGTCTAGTAATCTAAGACGAGGGTCTAGAGTATTTGTCTGAGAGAGTACTCCACGCTCCACTCCGCTGCCAATAGTAACAATGTTCTCAACTAATTGAATACTAAGTTCTGGGTTAGTGCATGTTCTACTATTCCCATGCacgtttctaccgtgaagcaataatttgttttgttttgtagagGATGTTAGAAGCTGTTCCTATtcataagtataagtataatctAGAGAATTTGTAGTGTCCattattatgtaaaatgatTATAAGCTTTGACATAATCCATAATAATACACTAGGGAAAGTAGACAGTCTAATTTGACGTGTGCAGTGCAAGGCAATTGATAGAAAAAAGTtctcaataatatttttcaattattttattaaatgaaactagatgagatgagatgaaagaAAGTCTCCGTAAAATgttggttatttactgagacttttcaaGTGAGCTTTTTTGGGAAAACccaagaagctacgtccagtggctttgttccatttttccacatt
The sequence above is drawn from the Bombyx mori chromosome 26, ASM3026992v2 genome and encodes:
- the LOC101741805 gene encoding uncharacterized protein LOC101741805 — protein: MLCRGFVLCLAVAAVTADTLTSFKILDKISGQCGKYPSKDILTCFKFQAAKFVDRAARLESLPIADGVTLVRRPEAERAFPSSSPEGDLNSLSSDQVDKYLQDATSKLMQTHRVVIAPQTFGEDVGRSINEARGKLKKMMGPIIAGLAIKGGFVAIAFQAIALIAGKALLIGKIALLLSAIIGLKKLVAGGDTHEKTTYEIVKHPQVSQSHTYSSSHYGGDFDSTGPGGHYRRSVEDEAAAQDRAYRAYATKQ